aaacaaaactatAGTGGACAGAGCATGTTTCAGTGGGTTAATATGGCACCTCTCCTTTTTAGCTTTAGTTGACTGTGGGCATATGACTAGAAATACTTTacatcttctttttttattattgcttcaaATAATCTGTTTTTTTCAACAATGTTCTGGTCACATATGAATTCTTTTAATTGATCTTATAATTCCTTTATctcaaattttatttattttttatcattactagttgCTTTATTTTCTTAAATTAATCCTGTTTCTCAACAGGATTTTTTTATCTCATGGTATGGGaattttgtttctgttctttttgAGGGGCACAGCTCTTTTACAAACATCTCTATAAATAGGATAAAACTTCTTCATTATCACTGATTATAGGGTTTTAGTACCTGTTAATCTTCTTCTAGTGATTTATTTACTATTAAGTGTATGAAAAACTAACTAGCTTTTTCCtgcattattttcagtatcagtgGGATGTAGAAATTATTTCCTATTACATCTGGTATTGTTTGGCATGTTCTTTCCAGTCATACTCATCAAATCATTCCCCTTGTAGGCCATATAGGCTAATACATAGTTGTGTTTGCTGCCTCTTCTTATGAATGGAATATAGTGGTACTGTACCTTATTTCATTCAGTCAAAGCCCCCTTATCTTTTTCACGCCCAcattcccctacacacacactatactattACATATTACAgtcactctttttttttactatttttacaactgagacatatacatgcatctaaatgcattatgttgttttatatgatacagatatatttttgttgttacttaatatatgttttatttgcaTGATTATGGTAACATGTCCCTATTTTCATTTGTATACAAGGTGTAACTGGCCTGACTTTTTTCAATTTTGTACCCTTTGTACTTGGTATATCACAATGAAATATACTTTTTCTGGTAAAACTTGAAAAATTGACATTTTTGTCAGAGGGAGTTGAGGACAGACAAGCAAGAGAACTAGTGGTTCTTAGGGGTTAAGTCAACCAGTCTAATCTGTCATAAAAGGCACTGACAGGTACAGAAAATGCTATGACACTTATATTGGTATTACCCTGAGGTCTAACAAACAGGATATCTACCAGACCAAAGTAGTTAGAAAATATGGAAGTTTGGCTTACTGCAATAACACTAACAGAGGTCATTGTATTATAAGGGTATTTTCAGTAGTATATGAAATATCTGAATGTCATTTCTTTGAAAGTATTTATTGTTACTTCTTAATATAACCTTGTTTGGCACACTCACTTCTCTCATTGCTAGGGAAGGTGAATTGTCCTCAATGCTGTTTGATGTATTTTCTATTACTGTCTTGTATGCTATAACTGTTTCATCCATTTGTAAATTGCTTATATcttgattttcttgttatttgcatttctcttatcaagattattctttttctttattgtctcctttttcattttattttttgtttcttccagAATAACATTGAATTCACCAGGTAGCCTCAtcatttgatattttttattctgtGCCTGAgctatttatttgcattttcttctttggTTTGCTATTTCTGAAAAAAAGTTTGTTGTTCATTTCTTGTCTGCATTTTAAATTTCTTGAAAAGCATTATGTTGTTCCTTATCTTCACATTGCAGTATTTTaccagtaatatatattttttttaattattattattattattattattattattattattattattatcctttttgatgAAGTCACCTGTGTGTAAATAGAATTAATAAGATAAAATTAGtggacattacatatatacatccactctTCGTCAATGGATTAAGTAAACATTTTCAGATTTGTGACAATTCCTAATCACAATTTTCACTTACATTTTTCTGTTTGGCATTGTGTTTGAAATTTTTTTTGATTTTGGAATTTCTCTCACTTGCTGTTGGTCCTTTCATGTAGTTTTTAAACCCCTTTAGTTATTGGTGTCTGGTTAAGGTCAATTTTGGAGGCAGCTGCACAAAGCTGTCCAACAAACTACTGACCCAGCATATTTAGCTGTTCACTCCCTGGTTCTAATTTTCTTTCCAgtagtttgttttattattattattattttacattattattttctttaatcattCAGTTCCTTAAACAaggtatatatttgtctatatgcatTTCATTCCATCCTCATTGGAAGAGGGTATCCAAAACagtttactatttttgtttttccataCAATGGACAATCTAGAACTATCTTTTATGGATCAAAACAAGAATGGAAAGATTCAGCTCCTTTAAGATATTCAAATCACACACTCTTTCTTTATGTAGGCATCCAGGAGTACATTGAGGCCGTGTCTTTCCACCACTTTCTGCTGACGGGGACAATTATCAGCCATGAGGAAGTGCAGCGTCGTGTAACCTTTGGGGACCAGGAGGAAGACCAGACAGACTTGGTTCCCCTCAGTGTGCTAGTCCAGCCCAAGGAATACATCCTGGGGATTGCTGACCTCACGGGGGAGCTTATGAGGTTCTGCATCAAGAGTGTGAGCACAGGAGACTTTGAGAAATGCTACAAGATCTGTGAAGTCCTCAAAAAGATGCATGGTGGCTTCCTGTCCCTTGGTTATATCCCAGCCAAGGACCTTTACAACAAGGTCACTGTTTTTAGGTCAAGTCTACACAAGGTGGAAGAAGCATGCTACTCACTACAACTGCGGAAATCAGAGGTGCCAGCGGAAATGCTGGGTGATGTCTTTGCTCTCTATGATGCAGATGACCACAGCACAGGATTTATGTAATATACTGAAGCAGCTggatctttgtttttttcatgtgcaCACAAGATTTTTGCATAAGCTTGCACAGAAACTGATTTGTATTAAGGATTATGAAAATATGTGACTCACACTGTGTGGCTTTATTTTTGATGCGAGAGATTACAAACTAAATTAACCTTCATTTATAAGGTCTTTGTATGTAGTTaatcttgtttttcttatatttattgatGTGATATGATGTTATTGCTTTTTCTTTGTACTTAGTGATACTTTATCCCATATGagtacaatttatttttattgatagtcAAGTaagtttagggaaaaaaaaaggaattcagtCAATGTATAGGTTATTACTGTATCTTACCGACATCAAATAACCTTGTCTGTGATCtctgtatttcatattttatttctgaAGCAAAGTATAGTGGTTCTGACAGGCACTCTTTATCTTGCTAATATTGTGTAGTAATGCAAGTTTtaagatataataaatatttcatataattttagtGCAGTATAATAATTTAAGAACTCCAAAATGTAAAATTTAGTTTCAGTAATAATATAAGGATGTCTTAATAGCAATTCTGATCTTGTCAGTCCCATGTTCATGCTTATTTAGGAATCTTTGTCTTCTCTCCTaccaaaatataattaaattagtACAATTAGGACATGATAAAGGTATGTAGAAACATTTATAACTTTAATTTTAATATCAGCAAGGTTGGTTAAATAATTTTATCAGTATCTAACTTCTGAATAAAAAGCAAATTGTCctggtttttatttcttttctgttgtagttcctttgatttttttttcctcatttagtTGAAAACTCAATTTTATAGAAAATATTAACTATATCACTAATCTATTGTGGAGGGAAAAAAATGTCTATATTAAACATCTTGAAGTAATCCTTAcattaggaaaaataaaaaaaaaaaatttcagtgCTTATAGTGTCAACCTATAATGTGTACAATTACCTGCTCTGATCCCACCCTGTTATAACAAACATCTAAAATGATTTGGGCAAAGAATGTTCTAGGTCTGGCTCCCCTAGTCCACTAGATAGAATACCTAAGCCCAGACAAAATAGAAGTAATCCCAGACTTAACCCTTGCAAATGggtggcatatatgtacatgccatggcatgACTGGATGCATTTCTGGGTGGCATGTATACCCATGCTACTTATGTTTTTCTTAGTTGTACGTGCTAAACAGTTCTCGTTTGGCTGCTACTGCAGTGACGGGAATTGCAGCCCCTTAACAGGTTAACAGGATGACTCAAATTTACTGAAGGTAGGGAAATAATATGTTTCCTGTACTTCTGATTTTTTTCCTATAGCCACTGACTCTATGCAGTGCCTAAGCATGGTCCAGTCTGGTGCTTGAAGCTCCTGTTAGCATAGagttagaggggaggggaggggagaggggaggggaggggagaggagaggggaggggaggggagaggggaggggagaggggaggggagaggggaggggagaggggaggggagaggggaggggagaggggaggggagaggggaggggagaggggaggggagaggggaggggagaggggagaggggagaggggagaggggaggggagaggggagaggggaggggagaggagaggggagtggagtgagagaaagaaagacaaaatatcttgaggggagaggggagaggggagaggggaggggagaggggagtggagtgagagaaagaaagacaaaatatctTGTCAAATAAAATAACCAAAATTACATCTTACTTCATcttgacttttactttttacctttCTGTTACCACAGTTTATCTTAGTCTTATCAGGCTGCCCTGTTATTTCCCTTTGACTGAAGGTTCAAAAAGTATTAGAAGATAAACCATGTACTGCTTTcttgatatataaatttattaggCATATGAAGAATGTATCACtactaaaataaataatttaaaaggtCTAAACACATTCAAGAAACATACATCAATGTACACAAATTTATATTTCTTGTAAACATATTAGGATAAAAAGAATTCATTATCTTTCAGGTAGATAaggaaatataattttcatacatttcatttacaataattttaataatatcaaaTGTTTAGTATGCTATGTAATATTAGCAAAACATTTatttactttgaaaaaaaaatgaaaagaaaaaaaaggtattagcTATAcaatttctctttttactttccaCTCTGTATTTGAGTGGatacatgtgtaagtgtatgtgtgtacagtatatgcacAAAATGTAATTAACtgtgtatctatgtgcatgtGCTTATCGGTTTggacatataaatgtgtgcacattatatatataaaaaaaaattatatatgttacatctcACCCACAAACACTGACACATTCTCTCACCCTAAAATCAATATCATTGATAAACATAACTGTCACACAAGATTTCCTGCATAAAATGCAAATCTACAGCCAGCTCCTTTATTAGTTCTGCTCACATATAAACTCCACGACTCTCTGTTCCATCAGCTCAGGGTCACAGCACCGCACACTGGCTGATGTCACTACCTCGTCCAGCAAGACATTCAAGACGCTgcagagagaggaagtaaaacaTAATTTTAACAAATATATGATTTTGGTAAATTAAAAGGAATGCTACTGCAGCTTAGtaggaatgaaaataaggaaaataaggaaaataattgaaaataaattcaactttgttataatcattatttgataatgttgctattagtattaagAGCCTTACATTTATTAATGCTGGCCATCACAGGAATTTCTCACAGGACtttcatcatattttcattataggTTTATGAGACATATAATATACAGAAATACGAATATGAGTCTGATAATCTATTTACATGGCCATTTAATTCTCTTAACAGAAGATAAttgtgattaaaaagaaaaaaaagaaagaaaaaaataaatctaaatataagCAAAGAATGggtgaagtagaaaaaaagaaaaggaactggGAAAAAATATAATTGCTTAGCATTCCATTGTGATTCAAGAAACTTGTACTGACTACTCCAACTTTTAAATGACTTACTGCTCATCGGCCACATAGGACCACAGATATGTGCGCAGGTAGTGAGCGTCGACCTGTACTTGCTGCAGTCCAAACCGGCTGAAGGTCCTAAGGCGCACACTCTCAAGTAAAGTCTGAAAGACGAATTAACAGACCTTATTTGAAATATGaatgatgattactgttatctttgtattatttcctaaaatacaaatatactacACCATACACATAATTAAAATTTGACATCCTGTTAATGTACTGTACTTGAAGAGGAGTCTTGAATTACTGAGTTTATAGTAGGCGtattatttccataatttttCACTCAAAATAAGAGCTCCAGGATCAATGACTTAAAATTTTCAGCAAGAAAtttaccttttcatttatatgaagAAAGATACAATAATACTTCACAGAAACACAAACCCATGTGTAATACAGTGAAAAAATAACTTCTAACCTTTATCTTAATCCTTACTTTTTTATACTCACTCCTTTTTTTTGCCTTTGCTCACCCTAATCACCCCTCTTACCTTCAGACTAATTTTAACAATCCCAGTGAGGAT
This genomic stretch from Penaeus chinensis breed Huanghai No. 1 chromosome 8, ASM1920278v2, whole genome shotgun sequence harbors:
- the LOC125028074 gene encoding translin-associated protein X-like, with protein sequence MGDHGRRNAKKPPDTSQDTPLMTLFRVYSKALDEKNDKYERIYKTSRDVTVRSKRVIFSLQRIPGLSEEEKDALMVSATNELRDIERTLLKHIAMELRDEEPHQFVNAFTSGIQEYIEAVSFHHFLLTGTIISHEEVQRRVTFGDQEEDQTDLVPLSVLVQPKEYILGIADLTGELMRFCIKSVSTGDFEKCYKICEVLKKMHGGFLSLGYIPAKDLYNKVTVFRSSLHKVEEACYSLQLRKSEVPAEMLGDVFALYDADDHSTGFM